The following coding sequences lie in one Liolophura sinensis isolate JHLJ2023 chromosome 4, CUHK_Ljap_v2, whole genome shotgun sequence genomic window:
- the LOC135464505 gene encoding LOW QUALITY PROTEIN: protein transport protein Sec61 subunit beta-like (The sequence of the model RefSeq protein was modified relative to this genomic sequence to represent the inferred CDS: substituted 1 base at 1 genomic stop codon) → MKYNIGITQLLFFALSXPAPSSTSVGAGRSPSSKAVSPRSGGGSTVRQRKTTTGASRKPAAAGGGGAGMWRFYTEDSPGIKVPVPVLVMSLLFIASVFMLHIWGKYTRG, encoded by the exons atgaagtACAATATTGGAATAACacagcttttgttttttgccCTTTCTTAGCCAGCTCCAAGTTCCACATCAGTCGGTGCCGGCCGATCACCGTCTTCAAAAGCAGTCTCCCCTCGCTCAGGTGGAGGCTCCACTGTCAGACAGAG gaAAACAACAACTGGGGCATCTCGAAAGCCTGCTGCAGCTGGGGGAGGGGGTGCTGGCATGTGGAGATTTTATACGGAGGACTCCCCAGGAATTAAAGT GCCAGTTCCAGTGCTTGTGATGAGTTTGTTGTTCATCGCGTCTGTCTTTATGCTCCACATATGGGGAAAATACACACGAGGTTGA
- the LOC135464506 gene encoding beclin-1-like: MSAVRPDAGKSGSVDVNFLCQRCHQPLRLDNSFKALDDNLARELTAPLTSSVEKEETLDLFQRNTTLGNEDVVRRVVPPSRYLSIEEENGSGFTLLGETTAGAENLSLKMKEAKAQLNEAKVTAYLFDVMSGQSHVDHPLCEECTDTLLDQLDNQLRITEDECRDYREFLETLGTSDEKVNEEALDTELAQLRAEEQALQQQLESVSGERTVLAQQIQQEKEIAAKLDKEEINYFHEYSELKRQLQSFEDEARSVENQLRYAQTQLDKLKKTNVFNATFHIWHSGHFGTINNFRLGRLPSVPVDWNEINAAWGQTTLLLHSLARKMDLTFKRYRLVPNGNHSYLESLTDKSKELPLYGSGGFRFFWDTKFDQAMVAFLDCLQQFKEEVEKGDTGFCLPYKMEKGKIEDPGTGTSYSVKIQFNSEEQWTKALKFMLTNLKWGLAWVSSQFANK, encoded by the exons ATGTCGGCAGTTCGCCCGGACGCCGGAAAATCGGGCTCCGTGGATGTGAATTTTTTGTGTCAAAGATGTCACCAGCCATTACGCCTGGATAACTCCTTCAAAGCACTTGACGACAACCTCGCTAGGGAACTCACGG CCCCATTAACAAGCTCTGTAGAGAAAGAAGAAACACTTGACTTATTTCAGAGAAA CACGACTTTGGGCAATGAAGACGTAGTACGGAGAGTTGTCCCGCCTTCCAG GTATCTCTCGATAGAGGAGGAGAATGGAAGCGGCTTCACTCTGCTGGGAGAGACAACGGCGGGTGCGGAAAACCTGAGCCTGAAGATGAAG GAAGCCAAAGCTCAGCTGAACGAAGCCAAG GTGACAGCCTACCTGTTTGATGTGATGTCAGGTCAGTCCCATGTGGATCACCCCCTTTGTGAG GAATGTACAGATACGTTGCTAGACCAGTTAGACAACCAGCTGAGAATTACAGAGGACGAGTGTAGAGATTACAG AGAGTTTCTGGAGACATTAGGGACAAGTGATGAGAAGGTGAATGAAGAGGCTCTGGACACAGAGTTGGCTCAG TTACGAGCAGAAGAGCAggcattacaacaacaactggaGAGTGTGTCAGGGGAGAGAACTGTGTTAGCTCAGCAGATCCAGCAGGAGAAGGAAATTGCAGCCAAACTGGATAAGGAAGAGATAAA TTACTTCCATGAGTATAGTGAGCTGAAGAGGCAGCTCCAGTCATTTGAAGACGAGGCCAGAag TGTTGAAAACCAGCTACGCTATGCACAAACTCAACTAGACAAGCTGAAGAAAACAAACGTATTCAACGCAACTTTCCATATATG GCACAGTGGTCATTTTGGAACCATCAATAACTTTAGATTAGGCCGGTTACCAAGTGTGCCG GTGGACTGGAATGAGATTAATGCTGCTTGGGGGCAAACAACTCTGTTATTACACTCCCTGGCACGCAAGATGGACTTGACGTTTAAAAG ATATCGTCTTGTTCCAAACGGCAACCACTCATATCTGGAATCACTGACAGACAAATCCAAAGAACTACCTCTGTATGGTTCTGGAGGCTTCCGATTCTTCTGGGACACAAA ATTTGATCAGGCCATGGTGGCATTCCTTGACTGTTTGCAACAG TTTAAAGAGGAGGTTGAGAAGGGCGATACAGGATTTTGTTTGCCATACAAAATGGAGAAGGGGAAGATAGAAGACCCAGGCACTGGAACGTCATACTCAGTTAA AATCCAATTCAACTCAGAAGAACAGTGGACAAAAGCACTGAAATTCATGCTGACGAACTTAAAGTGGGGTCTGGCCTGGGTGTCATCACAGTTTGCTAACAAGTAA